The proteins below come from a single Oxobacter pfennigii genomic window:
- a CDS encoding permease, with protein MTTALYVFAIAALGVSIFKSKEKTMLALKKAWKSFENILPQFLSILIIIGVILAILTPEQISEVLGSESGWYGVLIAAGIGSVTLVPAFVAFPLAAALLRNGAGIMQIAAFVSTLMMVGIVTMPIEIKYFGKKAAILRNVTALAFSLAVALVMGVML; from the coding sequence ATGACGACTGCTCTTTATGTTTTTGCAATAGCAGCTCTTGGCGTCTCTATTTTTAAGAGCAAGGAAAAGACAATGCTTGCTCTTAAAAAAGCGTGGAAATCATTTGAAAATATATTGCCTCAATTTCTATCTATCCTGATTATTATAGGTGTGATATTGGCAATTTTAACGCCCGAGCAAATTTCAGAAGTATTAGGCAGCGAATCAGGGTGGTATGGCGTGTTGATTGCCGCTGGTATAGGATCTGTTACCCTGGTTCCTGCATTTGTAGCATTTCCGCTGGCAGCTGCCTTGTTAAGAAACGGCGCAGGAATTATGCAGATTGCAGCTTTTGTATCTACACTTATGATGGTTGGTATTGTAACTATGCCAATTGAAATTAAGTACTTTGGGAAAAAAGCGGCAATTTTAAGAAACGTTACAGCATTAGCTTTTTCCTTAGCTGTTGCATTGGTTATGGGGGTGATGCTATGA
- a CDS encoding DUF4256 domain-containing protein has product MTNKISIKNDLSPEQHEGLFRTLKVRFEKNMKHHKDLEWINVQAKLEANTEKLWSLNGMEITGGEPDVVGYDEKTDEYIFYDCSVESPKGRRSVCYDHEALESRKEHKPEKNAIDMAAAMGIEILTEEQYRELQKLGNFDMKTSSWVKTPDNIRKLGGALFCDRRYDTVFVYHNGAESYYAARGFRGSLRI; this is encoded by the coding sequence ATGACAAATAAAATCAGCATTAAAAATGATTTGTCACCAGAACAGCACGAAGGGCTATTCAGAACATTGAAAGTCCGTTTTGAAAAAAATATGAAACACCATAAGGATCTCGAATGGATAAACGTGCAAGCAAAGCTCGAAGCTAACACTGAAAAACTGTGGTCGCTCAATGGGATGGAAATAACCGGCGGTGAACCGGATGTTGTTGGTTATGATGAAAAAACAGACGAATATATTTTTTATGATTGTTCAGTAGAAAGTCCTAAAGGCCGCAGAAGTGTTTGTTACGACCATGAAGCATTAGAGTCAAGGAAAGAACATAAACCAGAAAAAAACGCTATTGATATGGCTGCTGCAATGGGTATTGAGATTTTAACGGAAGAGCAATACCGGGAGCTTCAGAAACTTGGAAATTTCGATATGAAAACATCAAGTTGGGTTAAAACACCTGATAATATAAGAAAACTCGGCGGGGCACTCTTTTGTGATCGTCGTTACGACACTGTCTTTGTATACCACAATGGCGCAGAATCTTACTATGCTGCTAGGGGTTTCCGCGGCTCGTTAAGGATCTAA
- a CDS encoding GNAT family N-acetyltransferase: protein MIFIIKSIHEPWIKLKESLNSKDYDLINALQEQCIHKEQITLKLELDYKLGDALNRTNKITVHDINEFMYFNGKQLIGYIGICGFGGAEAPLEITGMAHPEYRRLGIFSKLYELVMAECKRRESGSLLALCDNKSVSGQKFLERIGAVYKYSEFEMHLHDEPCESIKERLCDISFRKATNTDAYEVARQNAIYFGGSMEQEDKDIPKEEILLPEDEERRGMTIYLAEKDKKIIGKVHLQVLKEIGGIYGLGVLPDKRGKGFGRAILLKAIEKLKDVKVKEIMLQVAAENATALGLYKSCGFQETSVMDYFELK from the coding sequence GTGATTTTTATAATTAAGTCAATACATGAGCCATGGATTAAGTTAAAGGAAAGCCTTAATAGCAAGGATTACGATTTAATTAACGCACTTCAGGAACAATGCATTCATAAAGAACAAATCACTTTGAAGCTGGAGCTTGATTATAAGCTTGGAGATGCTTTGAATAGAACCAATAAAATCACCGTTCACGATATCAATGAATTCATGTATTTTAATGGGAAGCAGCTGATAGGCTATATCGGAATATGCGGATTCGGAGGGGCAGAGGCGCCGCTTGAAATAACCGGCATGGCGCACCCGGAATATAGACGTCTAGGTATTTTCTCAAAACTATATGAATTGGTTATGGCAGAGTGCAAACGGAGAGAGTCGGGCAGCCTGCTTGCCTTATGTGACAATAAATCTGTATCCGGCCAGAAATTTTTAGAAAGAATTGGAGCAGTATATAAATATTCTGAATTTGAAATGCATCTGCACGATGAACCTTGTGAGAGTATCAAAGAGCGGCTATGTGATATTAGCTTTAGAAAAGCCACCAATACAGATGCCTATGAGGTAGCCAGGCAAAACGCTATTTATTTTGGCGGCAGTATGGAGCAGGAAGATAAGGATATTCCAAAGGAGGAAATTCTTTTGCCGGAAGATGAAGAACGGCGGGGTATGACCATTTATCTTGCTGAAAAAGATAAGAAAATCATCGGGAAAGTACATCTTCAGGTGCTCAAGGAAATCGGGGGTATTTATGGCCTGGGCGTATTGCCGGATAAGCGTGGGAAGGGATTTGGACGTGCAATTCTGCTCAAAGCTATAGAAAAACTTAAGGATGTAAAAGTAAAGGAGATAATGCTTCAGGTTGCCGCTGAGAATGCGACAGCTCTCGGTTTGTATAAGTCCTGCGGATTTCAGGAAACGTCGGTGATGGACTATTTTGAATTGAAATGA
- a CDS encoding class I SAM-dependent DNA methyltransferase — translation MGNTDIFDMMANGYDTSERIQIAKIASDAIREYLIDTNSKKAIDFGCGTGLVGMNLLKDFDSILFLDTSQNMIDQIRQKFIEFNIKNADILCFDFEKESLLNLHADYIFMAQVLLHINDVELVLSRLYDALNAGGHLIIVDFDKNEEVVSDIVHNGFNQAELMELMTKIGFKEIQSKNFYTGSKIFMNQDASLFILDSQK, via the coding sequence ATGGGTAATACCGATATCTTTGATATGATGGCTAATGGATACGATACTTCTGAAAGAATCCAAATTGCAAAAATAGCATCAGATGCCATTCGTGAGTACTTGATCGATACCAATAGTAAGAAAGCTATTGATTTTGGATGCGGGACTGGTCTTGTTGGAATGAACTTGTTAAAGGATTTCGATTCCATTCTTTTTTTGGATACATCGCAGAATATGATCGATCAGATAAGACAAAAGTTTATTGAATTTAATATTAAAAATGCGGATATATTATGCTTCGATTTTGAAAAAGAAAGCTTATTAAATCTACATGCGGATTATATTTTTATGGCTCAGGTTCTGCTGCATATTAATGATGTGGAGCTTGTTTTATCAAGACTATATGATGCTCTCAATGCAGGAGGACATTTAATAATCGTAGATTTTGATAAAAATGAAGAGGTAGTCTCAGATATAGTTCATAACGGCTTCAATCAGGCAGAGCTTATGGAACTAATGACTAAAATAGGATTCAAAGAAATTCAGTCGAAAAACTTTTATACTGGAAGTAAAATATTTATGAATCAAGACGCATCATTATTTATACTTGATTCTCAAAAATAA
- a CDS encoding CGGC domain-containing protein → MKVGLIRCMQTEDMCPATTDFQVMRDKRCAFEGVDGEIEVIGVNTCGGCPGKKAVTRAAEMIKRGADTIALASCITRGNPIGFACPHAQAMKDAIYRRLGNSVKIIDYTH, encoded by the coding sequence GTGAAAGTCGGATTAATCAGATGCATGCAAACAGAGGACATGTGTCCTGCAACAACAGATTTTCAAGTAATGAGGGATAAGAGATGTGCATTTGAAGGTGTAGATGGTGAAATTGAGGTGATCGGCGTAAACACTTGCGGTGGGTGCCCCGGTAAAAAAGCTGTAACAAGAGCTGCTGAAATGATAAAACGAGGTGCTGATACAATTGCTTTAGCATCCTGTATCACAAGAGGAAATCCAATAGGCTTTGCATGTCCCCATGCGCAGGCGATGAAGGATGCCATCTACAGAAGACTTGGTAATTCAGTAAAAATTATTGATTACACTCATTAA
- a CDS encoding PQQ-dependent sugar dehydrogenase, with product MIKVNVSLRTIVSKINLPTVLKTAILPGDPVERLFIATQVGEIFYIVNGSLRTFLDIRPQVIKLGTSGGGYDERGLLGLAFHPGFYYNGLFYLHYSLAGTQGPGVLSESFKPDPCDPGTLNLKWINREIQFDHIDTVEEWVLQPNGQPQKRRTLLNLRRPFSNHNGVNSLNFSPETGKLILTTGDGGSGYDPFNLSQDYMEICGKIIEIDVFRNTFIYDPPAVTRFNELPASIQEMLTVIAKGVRNIPGISFQRFYNQYIKYAGNVGQDLVESIFSFVDYKPISVTHLIQASIMKSEPDQEGFINFGWRGWEGAFPASIVKSCSANPDLDEKTIAYYDEAIETSVRRLQPLTSYFHKDPRPDKFGGTALTGIQPYMGNGIPDLTGSVVFTDLARRGEAQSTSKGVLAYTKVRRDCELNDFSVIETDYDFGSQSAFYVSLGTNLNQTRLYLGVYGSMKVADFNQGTVFEVVV from the coding sequence TTGATAAAAGTTAATGTCAGTTTAAGGACTATTGTCAGTAAGATAAATTTACCCACAGTTTTGAAAACTGCTATACTTCCAGGTGACCCAGTCGAAAGATTATTTATTGCAACCCAGGTAGGAGAGATCTTTTACATAGTCAATGGAAGTTTGCGAACCTTTTTAGATATTCGCCCACAAGTCATAAAACTTGGTACCTCTGGCGGCGGATATGATGAACGTGGATTGCTAGGGCTAGCGTTCCATCCCGGATTTTATTATAACGGTCTGTTTTATCTTCATTACTCATTAGCCGGAACACAAGGTCCAGGTGTTCTCTCCGAATCTTTTAAGCCTGACCCGTGTGATCCCGGAACCTTAAACCTAAAGTGGATAAATAGAGAAATTCAATTTGATCATATTGATACAGTTGAAGAATGGGTTTTACAGCCAAATGGTCAACCTCAAAAACGACGTACATTACTTAATTTAAGAAGACCCTTTTCTAATCATAATGGTGTCAATAGCTTAAACTTTTCACCCGAAACAGGAAAACTAATTTTAACAACCGGCGATGGTGGTTCAGGCTATGACCCATTTAATTTAAGTCAGGATTATATGGAAATATGTGGTAAGATAATTGAGATTGATGTATTTAGAAATACATTTATCTATGATCCACCTGCAGTCACACGTTTTAATGAGCTTCCCGCATCTATTCAGGAAATGCTTACGGTAATTGCCAAGGGAGTTCGAAATATACCAGGCATTTCATTTCAAAGGTTTTATAATCAATATATAAAATATGCGGGAAATGTCGGCCAGGACCTGGTAGAGTCAATTTTTTCATTCGTTGATTATAAACCGATATCGGTTACTCATCTTATTCAAGCCTCTATAATGAAATCTGAACCTGACCAGGAAGGGTTTATCAACTTTGGCTGGCGTGGTTGGGAAGGTGCTTTTCCTGCTTCGATTGTAAAAAGCTGCTCTGCAAATCCTGATTTGGATGAGAAAACAATTGCTTATTACGATGAAGCTATAGAAACTTCAGTGCGGCGTCTTCAGCCTCTAACTAGCTATTTTCATAAAGACCCCCGCCCTGACAAGTTTGGTGGAACTGCACTTACAGGAATCCAGCCATATATGGGAAATGGAATTCCTGATTTAACAGGAAGCGTTGTGTTTACCGATCTCGCCCGGCGCGGGGAAGCTCAATCGACCTCTAAAGGGGTTTTAGCTTATACCAAGGTAAGAAGGGACTGTGAACTAAATGATTTTAGTGTTATAGAAACAGATTATGATTTCGGGTCTCAATCGGCTTTTTATGTTAGTTTGGGAACAAACCTGAATCAAACCAGACTATATTTAGGGGTTTATGGCTCTATGAAAGTGGCTGACTTTAACCAAGGTACTGTTTTTGAAGTTGTTGTATAA
- the ppsA gene encoding phosphoenolpyruvate synthase yields MSSYLFRLKDIDKTKHMVAGGKGANLGELCKMEGILVPDGFCISTEAFKRIVEENTSINELLDKLSILKVEDMDKIRELSSEIRRTIESIAIPKDINEEIARFLSKLDENAAYAVRSSATAEDLPAASFAGQQDTYLNIIGKEEILKSISKCWASLFTERAVTYRLQNGFEHCKVQLSVIVQKMVFPQASGILFTADPITGNRKTVSIDAGFGLGEALVSGLVNADIYKVRNGKIIDNKISTKKLAVYDLKKSCTKEQEIGLEHQNRQVLTDEQILQLEGLSRRIEEHFGCPQDIEWCLADDTFYIVQSRPITTLYPIPEANDQENHVYVSVGHQQMMTDAMKPLGLSFFLLTTPASMLKAGGRLFVDVTPMLASPDSRKMLLDTMGQYEPLMKDALMTIIERDFIKSLPNDKKEQSPGKSNKVISTAGFRTQVENDPAIVADLIKRSQTSIAALKQNIQRSSGLDLFDFILEDIQELKKILFDPQSSAVFMAAMDACVWINEKMNKWLGEKNVADTLSQSVPNNITSEMGLALLDVADVIRPYPEIIDYLQHVKDDNFLEKLVKFHGGMEARDAIYAYLDKYGMRCAGEIDITKTRWSEKPTTLIPMILSNIKNFEPNAGKQKFEQGRRAALKKEQELLERLKQLPGGEQKAKETKRMIDLIRNFIGFREYPKYGMINRYFVYKQALLKEAEQLVQLGVIHEKEDIYYLTFDELREVIRTNKLDYRMVSKRKDEYKLYERLTPPRVITSDGEIITGEYKGGNLPMGAIAGLPVSSGVIEGRARVILNMEDADLEDGDILVTSFTDPSWTPLFVSIKGLVTEVGGLMTHGAVIAREYGLPAVVGVENATRLIKDGQRIRVHGTEGYIEIL; encoded by the coding sequence ATGAGCTCCTATTTGTTCAGGCTTAAGGACATTGATAAAACAAAACACATGGTTGCCGGGGGTAAGGGCGCTAACCTGGGGGAACTATGCAAAATGGAAGGAATACTCGTGCCGGACGGCTTTTGTATTTCTACCGAAGCATTCAAAAGAATCGTTGAGGAAAACACGTCGATAAATGAATTACTTGATAAGTTATCGATTTTGAAGGTGGAGGATATGGATAAAATCCGCGAACTCAGCAGTGAGATTCGCAGGACTATTGAAAGCATAGCAATCCCCAAAGACATCAATGAAGAGATTGCCCGCTTTCTTTCCAAGCTTGATGAAAATGCTGCCTATGCAGTACGCTCCAGCGCTACGGCAGAAGATTTACCTGCAGCCTCCTTTGCAGGCCAGCAGGATACGTATTTGAACATTATCGGAAAGGAAGAAATCCTTAAATCTATCAGCAAATGCTGGGCATCGCTGTTTACCGAAAGGGCAGTAACTTACCGCCTTCAAAACGGCTTCGAACACTGCAAAGTTCAACTGTCTGTGATTGTTCAGAAGATGGTCTTCCCGCAAGCATCGGGAATTTTATTTACTGCCGATCCCATTACTGGCAACAGAAAGACAGTATCCATTGATGCAGGCTTCGGACTTGGTGAAGCCTTAGTCTCTGGGCTGGTAAATGCTGATATTTATAAAGTACGTAACGGTAAAATTATTGATAATAAGATATCCACCAAGAAGCTGGCTGTTTACGACTTAAAGAAAAGCTGTACGAAAGAACAGGAGATTGGGCTTGAACATCAGAACAGGCAGGTGTTGACGGATGAACAGATTTTGCAGCTTGAAGGCCTAAGCAGAAGGATCGAAGAACATTTCGGCTGCCCACAGGATATCGAATGGTGTTTGGCTGATGATACATTTTATATTGTCCAGAGCCGGCCAATCACTACTTTATATCCCATCCCTGAAGCAAATGATCAAGAAAATCACGTTTATGTATCTGTCGGTCATCAACAAATGATGACTGACGCCATGAAACCATTGGGATTGTCTTTTTTCCTATTGACGACGCCTGCATCCATGCTCAAAGCCGGCGGAAGGCTGTTTGTTGATGTTACACCTATGCTGGCTTCACCTGACAGCAGAAAAATGTTATTAGATACCATGGGACAATATGAGCCGCTCATGAAAGACGCACTTATGACCATAATAGAGCGAGATTTTATAAAGTCGCTGCCAAATGATAAAAAAGAACAGAGTCCTGGTAAAAGCAACAAAGTTATTTCGACTGCGGGTTTTCGAACACAAGTCGAAAACGATCCGGCAATCGTTGCTGATTTGATTAAGCGTAGTCAAACATCGATAGCAGCACTAAAACAAAATATCCAAAGGTCATCCGGACTGGATCTATTTGATTTTATCCTGGAAGATATCCAGGAGTTAAAGAAGATTTTATTTGACCCGCAAAGTTCGGCTGTATTTATGGCTGCTATGGATGCGTGCGTCTGGATCAATGAAAAGATGAACAAGTGGTTAGGTGAAAAAAATGTAGCAGACACGCTTTCTCAATCTGTACCAAACAATATTACTTCGGAAATGGGTCTGGCTCTATTGGATGTAGCAGATGTGATTCGTCCTTATCCGGAGATAATTGATTATTTACAACATGTAAAAGATGATAACTTTTTGGAGAAATTAGTTAAGTTTCATGGTGGAATGGAAGCCCGAGACGCTATCTATGCTTACCTTGACAAATACGGAATGCGATGTGCCGGAGAAATCGATATTACGAAAACTCGTTGGAGCGAAAAACCAACTACACTTATTCCCATGATTCTAAGCAACATCAAAAATTTTGAGCCTAATGCAGGCAAGCAGAAATTTGAGCAAGGGCGGCGTGCTGCTTTGAAAAAAGAACAAGAGTTATTAGAACGATTGAAGCAATTACCGGGCGGTGAACAAAAAGCCAAAGAGACAAAACGAATGATTGACTTAATACGAAATTTCATTGGATTTAGGGAATATCCAAAATACGGCATGATCAACCGCTACTTTGTTTATAAGCAAGCTTTGCTTAAAGAAGCGGAACAACTCGTACAATTAGGCGTTATTCATGAAAAAGAAGATATATACTATCTAACGTTTGATGAACTTCGTGAAGTTATTCGCACAAATAAACTGGATTACCGAATGGTAAGCAAAAGAAAAGACGAGTACAAATTATATGAAAGACTGACACCTCCGCGTGTTATCACGTCTGACGGTGAAATCATTACAGGTGAATATAAAGGGGGAAACCTCCCGATGGGAGCTATTGCAGGTCTGCCTGTTTCTTCCGGAGTCATAGAGGGAAGGGCACGTGTTATATTAAATATGGAAGATGCTGATCTGGAAGATGGAGATATATTAGTAACCTCCTTTACGGACCCCAGTTGGACACCCTTATTTGTATCCATTAAAGGTTTAGTCACCGAAGTTGGCGGACTGATGACCCATGGAGCAGTTATAGCCCGTGAATATGGCTTACCGGCAGTTGTAGGAGTAGAAAATGCAACCAGGCTGATTAAGGATGGGCAGCGAATTCGTGTACATGGAACAGAAGGGTATATAGAAATTCTATAA
- a CDS encoding permease: MRTKVLRLVKRYKIFLLLAVLNVAILTFHPQVGAKSIQLTWSSLLEMLSVLPPIFILLGLLDVWVEKETMIKYMGDNSGLIGVLLAFFLGSAAAGPLYAAFPVAGVLLKKGSKLSNVLIMLGAWSTTKIPLILFEASALGFKFMLLRLVLDIVGIAFISYFIEKMLSKEEKGAIYQNVLTMDE, from the coding sequence ATGAGAACAAAAGTGTTAAGACTGGTTAAAAGGTATAAGATTTTTCTTCTGCTTGCTGTTCTCAACGTAGCTATACTAACTTTCCACCCTCAGGTGGGAGCCAAGTCGATACAGTTAACATGGTCGAGTTTGCTTGAGATGCTGTCAGTTTTGCCGCCAATTTTTATCTTGCTTGGATTATTGGATGTTTGGGTGGAGAAAGAAACCATGATAAAATATATGGGAGACAATTCAGGCTTGATTGGAGTATTGCTTGCTTTCTTTTTAGGTTCTGCTGCTGCCGGACCATTATATGCTGCTTTTCCTGTTGCAGGTGTATTGCTGAAAAAGGGCAGTAAGTTATCAAATGTTCTTATCATGCTTGGAGCATGGTCAACCACGAAAATTCCATTAATATTATTTGAGGCATCAGCTCTTGGATTTAAGTTCATGCTTTTAAGATTGGTCTTGGATATAGTCGGGATAGCTTTCATTTCATACTTTATTGAAAAGATGCTGTCTAAAGAGGAAAAAGGTGCAATATATCAAAATGTATTAACTATGGATGAGTGA
- a CDS encoding aspartate/glutamate racemase family protein has protein sequence MKTIGLIGGMSWESTVKYYQIINETVKQKLGGLHSAKCLLYSVDFDEIEKYQAKGEWEKSGDVLAKAAYNIEKAGADFLVICTNTMHKVVPQIESKISIPILHIADVTADELVKHNIERVALLGTKYTMTQDFYKEKLISRGIEVLIPEDRDIELVNSIIFDELCLGVISEKSRNECVRIIGGLSERGAQGVILGCTEIGLLIKQEDVDVELFDTTVIHATKAALAAIL, from the coding sequence ATGAAAACGATAGGGTTAATCGGAGGAATGAGCTGGGAGAGCACGGTAAAATACTACCAAATAATTAATGAAACCGTCAAACAGAAATTGGGCGGACTGCATTCGGCAAAATGCTTGCTATACAGTGTGGATTTTGATGAAATTGAGAAATATCAGGCAAAGGGTGAATGGGAAAAGAGCGGAGATGTCCTGGCAAAAGCTGCATACAATATAGAAAAAGCTGGTGCGGACTTCCTGGTTATCTGCACTAATACCATGCATAAGGTCGTGCCTCAGATTGAGTCTAAAATATCCATACCAATTTTACATATTGCAGATGTTACAGCAGACGAACTTGTAAAGCATAATATTGAAAGAGTTGCGTTATTAGGAACCAAATATACCATGACACAGGACTTTTATAAAGAAAAGCTTATCAGCAGAGGAATCGAGGTTTTAATACCAGAGGATAGGGATATTGAACTAGTTAATTCTATAATATTCGATGAGTTATGTCTTGGAGTTATTTCAGAAAAGTCCAGAAATGAATGCGTCAGAATTATCGGCGGACTATCCGAAAGGGGAGCCCAGGGTGTAATTTTAGGTTGTACGGAAATAGGGTTGCTGATAAAGCAAGAGGATGTTGATGTAGAGCTTTTTGATACAACTGTCATTCATGCGACGAAAGCTGCATTGGCAGCAATTTTGTAG
- a CDS encoding bifunctional helix-turn-helix transcriptional regulator/GNAT family N-acetyltransferase encodes MIKDNFGSRIDEVRRFNRFFTRKIGVLREGLLHSSYSLTEVRILFEIANSDNPTASRLSRELGLDAGYLSRILTRFEEQGLTERMRSENDGRQFIIRLTQEGIKLFSILDQRSRDEVAEILNVLSEEEQQELLEAMHDIENILGKESFKFSETFFLRNHRPGDIGWVAHRHGVLYAKEYGWDERFEALVAQIAADFINNYKSECERCIIAEMNSEIVGSVFVVQSSETVAKLRLLLVEPKARGLGLGSRLVQESIAFARRVGYKKLILWTNSVLVEARHIYAKAGFKLIEQQEHHSYGKDLVGETWELDL; translated from the coding sequence ATGATAAAAGATAATTTTGGTTCTAGAATAGATGAAGTACGCAGATTCAATCGATTTTTTACTCGAAAGATAGGTGTATTACGCGAAGGATTATTACACAGTTCATATTCTTTGACAGAGGTCCGAATACTGTTTGAAATTGCCAATTCTGATAATCCTACTGCATCAAGGCTAAGTCGTGAGCTGGGGCTGGACGCAGGTTATCTCAGCCGTATTTTAACTCGTTTTGAGGAACAGGGACTTACTGAGAGAATGCGTTCAGAAAATGATGGCCGGCAATTTATTATTCGTCTTACGCAGGAGGGCATCAAATTATTTTCGATTTTAGACCAGCGTTCACGTGATGAAGTTGCAGAAATACTAAATGTACTTAGTGAAGAGGAACAACAGGAACTTCTTGAAGCTATGCACGATATCGAAAATATCCTTGGTAAGGAGAGCTTTAAGTTTTCCGAAACATTTTTTCTCAGAAATCATCGGCCGGGCGATATAGGCTGGGTTGCACACCGTCACGGCGTATTGTATGCCAAGGAATACGGATGGGATGAACGTTTTGAAGCACTTGTAGCTCAAATCGCAGCCGATTTTATTAACAACTACAAATCTGAATGTGAGCGATGCATAATTGCAGAAATGAATAGTGAAATTGTGGGTTCTGTATTCGTTGTTCAAAGCAGTGAGACGGTTGCTAAGTTGCGGCTGCTTTTGGTAGAGCCTAAAGCACGCGGATTAGGACTTGGAAGCCGCTTGGTACAAGAGAGCATTGCTTTTGCCAGGCGTGTTGGTTATAAAAAGCTTATTCTATGGACTAACAGCGTGCTTGTTGAAGCGCGGCATATTTATGCAAAAGCCGGGTTTAAGCTTATAGAACAGCAAGAACATCATAGCTACGGAAAAGACCTGGTTGGGGAAACGTGGGAACTGGATCTTTGA